One window of the Trifolium pratense cultivar HEN17-A07 linkage group LG2, ARS_RC_1.1, whole genome shotgun sequence genome contains the following:
- the LOC123908854 gene encoding pectinesterase inhibitor 3-like yields MQTLTLMLLFISPLFLPFSTAAKTPQDLLRSSCAQARYPTLCVQTLTNQVTSTTKPLDLAQAAVKASLTRTLTLSVYLKNTLKSQVKPAVESTASNRKRVALNDCVAQITDSVSELNQTLNELKHLHMGTFEWQISNAQTWASTAITNGNLCVNGLNRKGAEEKVKMEVKRRVKDVSMFTSNALYFISKLGESRNPKPHSNSKNRVYL; encoded by the coding sequence atgcAAACACTCACACTCATGCTCTTGTTTATTTCACCATTGTTTCTTCCATTCTCAACCGCGGCAAAAACACCGCAAGATCTCCTCCGTTCATCATGTGCACAAGCAAGATATCCAACTCTTTGCGTCCAAACACTCACAAACCAAGTAACTTCCACCACAAAGCCATTAGACCTAGCTCAAGCCGCCGTAAAAGCCAGTCTCACTCGCACACTCACTCTTTCCGTTTACCTCAAAAACACCCTAAAATCACAGGTGAAACCGGCGGTGGAGTCCACCGCCAGCAACAGAAAACGAGTTGCCCTAAATGATTGTGTTGCTCAGATTACTGACTCAGTTTCGGAGTTAAACCAGACGTTAAATGAGCTAAAGCATCTTCATATGGGAACTTTTGAGTGGCAAATAAGTAACGCTCAAACATGGGCTAGTACTGCTATAACAAATGGTAACTTATGTGTTAATGGTTTGAATAGGAAAGGTGCTGAAGAGAAGGTGAAGATGGAAGTGAAACGTAGGGTTAAGGATGTTTCTATGTTTACTAGTAATGCTCTTTACTTTATCAGTAAACTTGGTGAAAGTAGGAATCCAAAACCTCACTCAAATTCCAAGAACAGAGTGTATCTTTGA
- the LOC123911464 gene encoding uncharacterized protein LOC123911464, with the protein MAGYMSFLQGWIIAHFPRLSVWVEAPRYTANMPLNSKVVPGQGHKDAAGYRSSLDNIQTYDCVFSPYDAHRQVRPLINACWFSGWLRCGKLKAKHLPERVLRQFQHVQGIPRNPSMSATPGMNLCEIDRVFTEELELRMIDEEMRGRPVTSPWDTEPGYMSWFYRVSHPVMRPVEAPESPPRPPNLEVLIEAAEARNDPNLMQVCRSVKVEVERAVRDGEAVEGTPIHGTLQRILNLLNPILAYRRIKRGKGTRYHTRG; encoded by the exons ATGGCTGGCTACATGTCATTTCTTCAG GGATGGATTATTGCGCACTTTCCGAGACTTAGTGTGTGGGTGGAGGCTCCTAGATATACAGCGAACATGCCACTAAATTCAAAGGTTGTTCCTGGGCAAGGACATAAGGATGCAGCTGGATATAGAAGCAGTTTGGACAATATTCAAACTTACGATTGCGTGTTCAGCCCGTATGATGCCCACCGACAAGTGCGACCTTTGATAAATGCATGTTGGTTTTCTGGATGGTTAAGGTGTGGTAAATTGAAAGCCAAGCATTTGCCGGAACGTGTGCTAAGACAATTTCAACATGTGCAAGGCATTCCAAGAAACCCGAGTATGTCTGCAACGCCGGGGATGAACTTGTGTGAGATAGATCGTGTGTTTACGGAAGAATTGGAGCTGAGAATGATAGATGAAGAGATGAGGGGTCGGCCTGTTACAAGCCCGTGGGACACTGAACCCGGATATATGTCATGGTTTTATAGAGTGTCGCATCCAGTTATGCGACCCGTAGAAGCTCCTGAATCACCACCAAGGCCACCTAATTTAGAGGTGTTAATAGAGGCGGCGGAAGCAAGAAATGACCCTAATCTAATGCAAGTTTGCCGGAGTGTCAAGGTTGAGGTCGAAAGGGCAGTTCGCGATGGTGAGGCGGTTGAAGGAACTCCAATTCATGGTACTTTGCAGCGGATTCTGAATTTGCTTAATCCGATACTTGCTTATAGGCGAATTAAGCGGGGGAAGGGGACACGCTACCACACTCGGGGGTAg
- the LOC123904667 gene encoding uncharacterized protein LOC123904667 produces the protein MEENVGRGRHGKPSNANASARRELAANRPAKRGRSKQQGPIPARGTHDAEAGGSRTRTRSRLGQSQNAAEDDDFDADQFLNQDAEYGEPEEPQPDEPQPDEPQIEEPQQPPRRRPQQRPRQPRRDAANEGYGGGPSDMSLLTQYGNHRAVPIWDAEPDDHEVLKRTLRCQASGKKVMDIVKPPRSERWFWDPIEASGLEPLTRVNFSVLDYGVIWAFVERWHPETSTFHLPLGELGITLDDVQCLLHLPIQGKFLNHTKMSRGEGADMVSSYLGVEREDIDKAFAETNGVHLKHTTLQTLYTTNQTSAERAIAENKPAHVVRLYRERSQQEQLLRGCCVFAVLSRFVMRS, from the exons ATGGAAGAAAATGTTGGGAGAGGTAGACATGGCAAGCCAAGCAATGCAAATGCTTCCGCTCGTAGAGAGCTTGCTGCAAATCGCCCTGCCAAACGAGGTCGTAGTAAGCAGCAAGGACCAATTCCGGCGCGAGGGACACATGATGCTGAGGCGGGTGGTTCGCGTACGCGTACACGGTCACGTTTAGGCCAATCACAAAATGCTGCTGAGGATGATGATTTTGACGCGGATCAATTTCTAAATCAGGATGCCGAGTATGGCGAACCTGAAGAACCGCAACCTGATGAACCGCAACCTGATGAACCGCAAATTGAAGAACCGCAACAACCACCACGACGGAGACCGCAACAGCGACCACGGCAACCACGACGAGATGCAGCAAATGAGGGTTATGGAGGAGGACCAAGTGATATGTCATTATTAACACAATACGGAAATCATAGGGCGGTTCCGATATGGGATGCAGAACCAGATGATCACGAG GTTTTAAAGAGGACTCTGCGTTGCCAAGCTAGCGGGAAAAAGGTTATGGACATCGTCAAACCGCCTCGTAGTGAGAGGTGGTTTTGGGATCCAATAGAAGCATCGGGATTGGAGCCGCTTACCCGTGTCAATTTTAGCGTACTTGACTATGGGGTTATATGGGCATTTGTTGAAAGATGGCATCCGGAAACAAGTACTTTCCACCTTCCGTTAGGTGAGCTCGGCATCACTTTGGACGATGTACAATGTCTGTTACATCTTCCAATCCAAGGAAAGTTTTTGAACCATACGAAGATGTCAAGGGGAGAAGGGGCTGACATGGTTAGTTCATATCTAGGAGTTGAGCGAGAGGATATTGATAAAGCATTTGCCGAAACCAACGGGGTACATTTGAAGCATACTACCCTGCAAACTCTATACACAACAAACCAGACGTCTGCTGAAAGAGCGATTGCTGAAAATAAGCCGGCGCATGTTGTTAGGCTTTACAGGGAGAGGAGC CAACAAGAGCAGTTACTACGCGGATGTTGTGTATTTGCAGTACTTTCAAGATTTGTCATGCGTTCATGA